Proteins from a single region of Rhipicephalus sanguineus isolate Rsan-2018 chromosome 5, BIME_Rsan_1.4, whole genome shotgun sequence:
- the LOC119395060 gene encoding nucleolar protein dao-5: MCAEQALASWGDLQPLRSKMSQKTRSTAPRASGAQAKVPEARRKSMVENSAGSKVRSVSKDNRASNRRESVNPPVQNASKRSSSQHESRKVPAPQETNKKPPGHRDARSTSRQPEVRKSNLQPDGKAVPSRHDGKATAANPKTSSRPAAGVSKNKDALTSRLSNAGAKSPSRGSKVTAESSGQRHSRSNEKERELEKVAATSSSSGVSEKRPKTTHRAKTKATDRPPGGSAEAKQGHEAESEGSSPVTSSTKRSSHASKVEKPEERKKEHKSPYDKGATSHKTAKAAPQKYAASEKNKDSQPRPPTASMSKTHQTVTRQDTYSAEQLLQAGSKETPTNAEVAMETEQSADNARPSTSHSVEKIMPDFSKSETSRTRHSSVADDNYDDDFEDYESDFENDDGVDDESSASSAITDSSSSGSAPASGNDEAPSSKDAFRPTSDRLLAQEHSEVTSEVKSNGCGEISVTRSTVAVHSRSRSSRSSPTGNPSPFSKSKRSHLLR, translated from the exons GCGTTGGCATCGTGGGGTGACTTGCAACCCCTGCGCTCAAAGATGTCCCAGAAGACTCGATCAACCGCTCCGCGGGCGAGCGGCGCTCAAGCCAAGGTTCCCGAAGCTCGCAGAAAGAGCATGGTCGAAAACAGCGCCGGAAGCAAAGTTCGCAGCGTCAGCAAGGACAACAGGGCCTCCAACCGTCGTGAGAGCGTCAATCCTCCCGTTCAGAACGCGAGCAAGAGAAGCTCCAGCCAACACGAGAGCAGGAAAGTGCCGGCCCCGCAGGAGACCAACAAGAAGCCACCCGGCCATCGGGATGCCAGGTCCACATCGAGGCAGCCAGAGGTCAGGAAGTCGAACCTCCAACCCGACGGCAAGGCGGTGCCCAGTCGACACGACGGTAAGGCGACCGCGGCCAATCCGAAGACATCTTCGCGACCAGCCGCCGGCGTGTCGAAAAACAAGGACGCCCTTACGTCGCGCCTGTCAAACGCTGGCGCGAAGTCACCGAGCCGGGGAAGTAAGGTTACGGCTGAATCGAGTGGCCAGAGACATTCGCGGAGCAACGAGAAAGAACGAGAACTGGAGAAGGTCGCAGCGACGTCGTCATCGAGTGGTGTCTCGGAAAAACGCCCTAAGACAACACACCGCGCAAAGACGAAGGCAACAGACCGGCCTCCTGGTGGCAGCGCTGAGGCTAAGCAAGGTCACGAGGCTGAGTCAGAAG GTTCATCGCCAGTGACATCCAGCACAAAACGGTCCTCGCACGCCAGCAAAGTTGAAAAGCCAGAGGAACGCAAGAAAGAACACAAAAGTCCCTACGACAAGGGGGCCACGTCTCACAAGACGGCAAAAGCTGCGCCACAGAAATATGCCGCTTCGGAGAAGAATAAGGACAGCCAGCCTCGGCCAC CGACCGCCTCGATGTCTAAAACACATCAAACGGTCACAAGACAAGACACATATTCCGCGGAGCAATTGCTGCAG GCTGGCTCGAAGGAAACACCGACGAACGCGGAAGTTGCCATGGAAACGGAACAGAGCGCTGACAATGC GCGACCTTCGACGTCTCATTCCGTAGAAAAG ATTATGCCCGATTTCTCAAAGTCAGAAACTTCCAGGACGAGGCATTCTTCTGTCGCAGATGACAATTACGACGATGATTTTGAG GATTACGAGTCTGACTTCGAGAATGACGATGGCGTCGATGACGAGAGCAGTGCGAGCAGCGCCATCACTGATAGCAGCAGCAGCGGAAGCGCCCCCGCAAGTGGAAACGATGAGGCGCCCTCTAGCAAGGATGCATTCCGACCAACTAGTGACCGACTGCTGGCGCAGGAGCACAGCGAAGTCACTTCAGAGGTGAAGTCTAATGGATGTGGCGAAATCTCGGTCACACGTTCAACTGTTGCTGTGCATTCTCGCAGCAGAAGCTCAAGGAGCAGTCCCACTGGAAATCCGAGCCCGTTCTCGAAGTCGAAGCGAAGCCACCTGCTCCGCTGA